The Nicotiana tomentosiformis chromosome 2, ASM39032v3, whole genome shotgun sequence genome includes the window cataaatcattacaagcacctacgagaagttttattttagggaacgggattctaaaagttaaaatgaccggatGGGTCATTACATAAAGATAATTAATTTAATGGATAGAAAAGTAAATGGGTAAGTAAGGGTAAATAGTTCTATTTTATGGGTAATTGTGTCGTTCACCCAGTTGTTACCGTAGTTCTGACTACACATCTCAAACTCCAGTACTTGTTACTGAGCAATCTCCAATTTTCAGTAGTTGTTGCAGGATTTTTTTCTATGATCTAGTAGGGTtgggcataataccgaccgaaccAAAAAATCGACCGAACCGTAAACTTCAGTTTATTCAGTTTCGATTTTTTGACTTATTCGGTCGGTTTgcgatttatattttttataatttcaaTATTCGGTTCGGTGCTCGATTTTGCAACTTCGATTTTCGGTTAAACTGAAAAATCGAAGTTTCATAGAGGGTACGGCTCCACCAGCCTTGATGTTGAGATTGAcatttttcttttgcattttttcccCAAAACTTGCAAGAAAAAGTGTTGCAAAGCGTTTGTCCAAAACTTTCTAGAAGTTTTTGGAACAAACGTTCTTTATAGTTATTTTCTTGAAGTTGTGATTAGCGGGtgatttttaaacaattttttcaAAAGTCTTGTCCTTCACTCATAAAATACACACAAAATCGTCAAAAGCGCTTAACGGTCTAAACAAATGTTCTAACTTATACAAACTCTTTTTGAACTTTTTTCCAAACGTTATCTAATTAGCTAAAATCCAAGTCCACCTCAGAAAATAAGTAGCAACAAAGTATTTGTACTAAATAGTTCTTTCCACAATCTTCTTAAAGCACCTTTCTACAACAGCTCGAGTGAATTTGCCAATGTGcatattcctcattttttttcttgCTCATCAGCCAAAGATGTTGTAATGGAAGCTACACACCTTTGGGATTTGAACTTGCTTAGATTATGCTTCTAGATGATTGTCTACCTCTCTACGAGATAATTATATTGTATGTAATATTTAtcaaataaatttatatttgctACATCAACTAAATGATTTGGCTAATCATATTATAAGTATCGTGTTTTCGAGTTTTAGTTGCGCTAAAATATGAAATTAGTCATATTTTTTAGTAAAAAAAGTCCATTTTAAAAGCTCAATATGACAAGACTAAACCGACCGAATTGAACCGAAAATCGACCGAACCGAATTAGCAAAAACCGAAGAAACCGAACTAATTTTGGTTCGGTTATTGGTGCACCAAATAGAAAACCGAAAAACAGAACAAAACGAACCGAACTTCATAAAAACCGAACCGAACCGGCCGACGCCCACCCCTATTGTCTAGTTAGGGGTATTTTTGTCAAAATATTTTTTGATGTCAAAAGAGTATTTATTTTCCTATTACATTTTAATTAGTGACTAAAAACTCATAACATACCCAAAAAAGGGTCATCCCAGCTAATATTTTTCTATTAAAAAGGCTCCAGACCTGAATCAATTCTGAGTGGAGTACAACTACAGGTCCTAGGGACTGATTTTGTTCAAGTGGCGGCCCCTTGCAAAAAGTGGCTGCACCCTAAAGAGCAATGTTAAAACAGGCTATTTGTAGGAGTCCAAATTCAATACAAGGCCGACTTTAAACTTGGGCTTAATCCAACATTGCTAATTTAACCCATGTCAGTGTAGGCTCAGTCCAGTTTAGAGCAACGTCATCGGGAGCAACTAGACCAATGACAGTCGGACATGTGGCCCATCTCCGATGCCAAATGCAAAGACCCTTAGCTGAAGACTCTTTTTATCATTTGTATCTGAATCTGAATCTGCAGCTGATTGTAAACATGGCGGATTGGACGAGGAAGTTCCTTTTAGCTACGGTCTTAGCTGTATTATGTTTCTCGTGGACCATCGCCGCCGACACCGACGGGCCATTCATCGTCGCACACAAGAAGGTGGCTCTTACTCGCCTCAAATCCGGCGTCGAACGTCTCTCCGTCTCCATCGACATCTACAATCAAGGATCTGCGTATGTCTTCTGTccctctccttttttttttaatcagaTCCTGTACTTCCTTTTTTAAGCTTTTCTTTCATCGATGCTTTGCTAAATAAATATGCATGTCTATTAATTGCTTTCCTTGAAGATTCTGTTGTTTGGATCCGCGCGTTGGTTGGGTAAATAGTTATGTTATGCGTAATTTTTTTATTATCTGAGCTCGTATACTGTTTCCATAATAGGAAAATGATTAGACAGATAATCCAAAGTAATTCGCATTGATTATACTAGTAAGAGGCGTATTTATGGAGTCAAAGCTGATAAATACAACAATAGTTTGCTCAATTGGTAAGGAAAAAAGTTATATGCTGCATGCTAGCATAATCTCAGTTTTCTTTTGTCTCATTTCCAAATAGGAGTGCGAATTCTCTCGATCTGATTGTTTTGTTGGGTTATTAAATGTAATCAGTTTATGTTCTTTCTtacttgtttttttctttttctatcacTGTTACCTAATTGGGACTCGCAATTTCAGATCAGGAAATCAGATTCCTTTCTTATTGAAATCCCTATTAGATCTTTtattgttttccttttatttattttttgatcgGAAAAATTTTCTATTGCTTCTTGAAGGTGAAGCATCCGTGGAATATGAGCAAATAAACTACAAATGAAGAGATTGGAATCCCTTTTTGACTTTACCTCCCATCCTCAATAATTAAACATTTTATTTGTATATCGCCAGGAATAGAAAGAGTAAAAGATATAAACACACTTTACATTagctttcatctttaattttgtGTCTATTATCATCCTATATTTGCAGTTTAGAATAGTTGTTTATCTATCATCTATGGTTGTAGTAAGATCCTTCTTAGCGCTTGAGATTGGAATTCTTGTCTGATGCCACTGACTTGTCACCAGCAGGTAACAGCTGAGTAAACTTTATAATGCTTGATAAACTAACACCAGCAGTTTAGAATTCTTGGTTGTAGAATAGTTGTTTATCTATCATCTATGGTTGTAGTAAGATCCTTCTTAACGCTTGAGATTGGAATATCAGCTAGTTTAGAATAGTTGTTTATCTATCATCTATGGTTGTAGTAAGATCCTTCTTAACGCTTGAGATTGGAATTCTTGTCTGATGCCACTGACTTGTCACCAGCAGGTAACAGCTGAGTAAACTTTATAATGCTTGATAAACTAACACCAGCAGTTTAGAATTCTTGGTTGTAGAATAGTAGTTTATCTATCATCTATGGTTGTAGTAAGATCCTTCTTAACGCTTGAGATTGGAATATCAGCTAGTTTAGAATAGTTGTTTATCTATCATCTATGGTTGTAGTAAGATCCTTCTTAACGCTTGAGATTGGAATTCTTGTCTGATGCCACTGTCTTGTCACCAGCAGGTAACAGCTGAGTAAACTTTATAATGCTTGATAAACTAACACCAGCAGTTTAGAATTCTTGGTTGTAGAATAGTTGTTTATCTATCATCTATGGTTGTGGTAAGATCCTTCTTAACGCTTGAGATTGGAATATCAGCTAGTTTAGAATAGTTGTTTATCTATCATCTATGGTTGTAGTAAGATCCTTCTTAACGCTTGAGATTGGAATTCTTGTCTGATGCCACTGACTTGTCACCAGCAGGTAACAGCTGAGTAAACTTTTGCTTGATAAACTAACACCTAGATGAATTAAATGAAGGGTTAAACGTTATAGTTCCAGACTTTGATTGATAATAAGAGGCTGATAGTTTGGACTCTAAAATTATTGTGTACAATGTTCAACATGATTAAACCATCTAGAGGAGTGCTGAGGATTGTTTTTGGTCAAAATAgtattttccttttgaataatacGGTGTTCTTACTTTCTTTTCACATTGTTAGCAATCTCTCGGTACATCAGCATGATTCAACCCTTGTGCTCATTCCTGAACCGTCTGTGGGATAGACTAATTCCCTTGGCTTCAATTTGGTGAAAAGTTAAGGAATCTAAGAATTCACAAACTTTTTAGAAATGACTTGCATGATTCTTTTTATCCTTTCTTGTGCAACCGACTTCACTCTAAATCGTTCCCAGAGATCTACCTCTAGATATCTGTCATATGCTATCTGTATAATCATTTACCAATGATGTGCTTTGACATGAAAAAGCTTTTTTTGTTCAGGACGGCATATGATGTGAGTCTTTATGATGACAACTGGTCTCAAGATGTATTTACCATTGTCGCTGGTAACACATCCATGTCATGGGAAAGGCTGGACGCGTGAGTCCTCATATTATTGGTGGCATCTAACAATTTGATTTCTTTATCTTGTCTCTTTCTCATGTTGGTTTGCCTGTCTGATGTCAGTGGGACCGCTCTCTCCCATTCCTTTGAGTTGGAGGCTACAAAAAAAACAGTGTTTTATGGTGCACCAGCGGTTATAACATTCCGCATTCCCACAAAGGCTGCTCTACAGGTTCACATTCTTGCTTGTATGGTTCTATTTAGTATGCTTGATATGGACGACATTGATCTATAATGTTTTTGTTTTAGGAGGCATACTCAACTCCAATCCTCCCACTTGACATACTAGCTGATAGGCCTCCGGAGAAGAAGTTCGACTGGGTAAGCTTGAACACTATTAGCTAGCTGCACAAACTACAGCACACATATTCTGTTAATTGTATTTGCTAAGAGAATTTCCTTTTTTGCATGGATTGTCCCAAACTCTTGGTGAATATTCACAGGCAAAGGTATGACATCTTCCTGTAATAGTGTTAGATTTGATAATGCTTACTGTTGCATAAGTTACGTACAGAAAGTGGAGAATTCCACAAGTTTCTAGGTTATCAATCATTATCTGATATAGAAAAAGCGTATCTGAATTTAGAGAGAATGAGAACTACATGGTTTGATAACTTATCCTATTTGATATATCTCTGAGAGCACCCCTAAGTTAGACGTGTTGTtaaatttagaatttctgtatctTATATGTCCCACGTGTTGCCTTCTTCATAAAGCAGTATGGTTTTTCTATGAATATGATGCGCTTTGTGGAAATATTTGAAAGTTATAAGAATTAGGGCCTCATTTGTATCTCCCCTTGTTTACAGAGGTTGATGGCAAAATATGGCTCTTTGGTTTCTGTGATCTCAATTGTGGTTCTATTTGTCTACCTGGTCGCGACCCCTTCAAAATCAAGCAAAAAGAAACGCTGAATACAAATTAGATGTCTTGGTCATTATTCCGGCAAGAATCAATCGGAACCTTCAGGATTTATCTTTTCTTCCTCGTTAGTCAAACATCAGTTTATTTACCAGTTTTAACTTTTACACTTTGTAACAACATCCAAGCAGGTAATTAGACTGAGATTAACTCTTCGGCAGATCTCTAAGCtaagattttcttcacttttaTGAGAATTTTGTACTGGGTTACTTGAATACCTAAGTTTTGTTTTTTGTGCTTTCCTGTTTGTGGTTGGCATGCTTCTTGAGCATCAACGATTTTCATTTTCTTACACTTCCATATGTGCCTTTCCATTTTAAGAAGTGCGAAATATTTTGCTGGTCGGATGATGGATCAATTAGAGTTGTTTAGTTGACAAAGACAACTGGGTTTAATTAAGGTTCTAATCATTTCAGGATGCTTGTAATATTATAGTCGACCAATATTGACCCTTGTGCACGGTTTTCTTTGGAAATATTATGTCTTCATGCCCATGAGTAATGATGTAGCCTGTAATTTGGGCACTTTTGGATTGTGATTTGGCATGCATATGATGTGGAGCTGTTCAGTCACATTATCAGAGAATAAGTCACCAGTTTTGTCTAAAGATCTCCACTGACATTTGAGCTACCAACTTTGGTGTTTTCCCCCTCTTTTAGGAAACAAACTCCACACAAAATTACATACTCTCTTATGTCTTCCTTCACCACAAATATTATTGCTGCAAATTGATCAATGCGGCTTGCCATTTGCTAAGTGCCAAGAATACAAGCCTtccttgactagtgcaaaatctACAGTCTCTTCGTAGGTACACGTTATATATATTCGTGGATCTTTATCAGAGTAATTTGGATGCAGGAAATTGACCTGTAATGTGACAGGAACAAAGACATTATTATAGAGTATTTGGGCTGTGATAGCAGTGGCGAAGCCAGAAAATTCAATAAGGGAGTTCAAAATTTTGAAACCTTTGCCAGTGGGCTATGCAAAGGGTGTTCAACGTCTATTTTTGACGAGTTTAATTTCTATGCATTCACATTATAGAGAAAGATTATTGTTTTTCGGCGAGTTTAATTTCTATGCATTcacattataaataaaataatagttGCATAATCACATCATTTAAAAGATAAGTACAGGTAATTCTATTTAATAATAttgattattaatttaaaataaatggaAAGTAACATGTTATAATAGGATAAATTACAATAtgagataaaaaaaaaatcatagtaCTAATATATAGTACCTCTTAAATCCTTAAAGCCAATTCAATTCAATGAGTACTAATTATTTGTCTCACCAAAATCAAACAGCCCACTCAGACGCATACACTATTAATCTGAAATCAAACAATCCACTTAGAGCGAGGCGGACTCAAGTAAACCCTCTTCTTATAAGATGGGGTCCGCGCCCCTGCTCGTGAAGTAGAAAGCACGAGTTACTAACAAAATGAGCTGATGTGCTTCCTGAAGAAAACTTGGTTTACTAACTAACATAAGTAATACATAGATGACAAAACTAAACTATATAAATTGAAGGTAAGCAATTTCAAAAGGCACTACATTTCAAAGCAGTAGATAAAATTATAAGAATAACATGTTGTAGTAACCAGAAAAAAGTGCCTCGATCTAGCATAAGCAAATAATAATATAGTACAAAGCAATGAGAGCCATAATTATTATCTAGACGGTCAACGACATACTCTAATGACCCAATTTCGGAGAGATCAGACTTTCCGTATAGACAAATTgatcaacaccatcattatcaatGGTAACTGCATCAGTATCATCACAATCTAGAGGCCACATTCGATTGCTTAATCCAACTGATCCACCGGATAttattctatattcaatttttgTTAGTTTTCTCCAATCTTCATAGCCGAACAGTACTTCACCATCTGAAAACATATATACTGGTATTATACGTAGAATTCCATTATTTGGTACAACGAACAATTTTGTCCAAGATTCTTTAACACCATAGTCTTTCATCACCCATAAATTAAAAATTCTCTCGTCCGTGTAGTAAACACAAAGGTTTCCTCCCAACACTGATGCGCCCACATCAAAATCAATCTTGATTTTATATAAAGGGAGCAAGCATATCGTCTCTGGCAATGCTATCTCTCCATACATTTCATCTGAAATATTAAACATAACCATGGAAAGCCTTGATAAGATACCAAGCCAATTAAATGCTCCGTGTAGAGATGTCAAACGTTCTCCAATAGACAGCAAAGAGCTATCTGTCCTACCTGAGGATCGATCAATTTTTCGCCAGGAACCACTTTTTAGTGCCAGAATTTCATTAGCGTCGTCATCCCCCGACATGTCAATCCTAATAACTTTATAATCATCAGTAGTAGAGTCATATCCCAATCCATAAGTAGATTCCTCCTgatattcatcacaaataaagtttaAGTTTTCAGAGTGGGGAAGTAGTACTGATTCTCCTGTGGAGGGGTTCCATATCAATAATATTGAAGGCTCTTCCTGATTAGGAATAATCCAAATCCCGATGAGAAACAAGCCATCGCAACAAGAAAAGACTTTTATACCATCGCCTGGTTTAGAATTTGAAGGCCAATCAAATCTTCGGATATCCTTAACAAGTTGAACCAAGGATAAAGAAGAACAATAGAAGTAATAACGTTTATCCTTAGGGGTCCATTGGGAAAAAAGAATTTTTTGGGAATTGGGTTCGTACTTGGCATGATGGAGATGTTTCTTCTTAAAATAAGGTTCAGAGATCAATGTATTCTAAGATTCTGAAACACACTTGAAACGAATAAGTGATTTCACCGGTAGCCTGCTGAGGATGTCCGTAAGTATTTCATCCTTTTGGATGTGAATTCCCATCACCATACTACAGGACAAAAATAGGTTTTTGGTAGTTCCCATCCAGCGACTGCAGGTAGCTGTGATCAAGAGAAAGAATATAATGCAGTCCGGAGAAAGAAATATGTGTCGAAATAGGGTTAAGCGTTCTATTTATAACTTTGTTTCCTTGTTGAAATAAAATAAGGATTGGAGTACTTTTTTGTGTTGTCATTGTATAAGGATTCCACGTTCTAAATAGAATGGTCACTTTTAACCTAAATAATCTATTATTTAAATAGTTAACCAAAAAAAATGCCTAAATTGATGGCTACAAATAAGGACGACGTTTTAGGTATATTGGTAGTTCCCCAGAATGTTTCATTACTCCAACCAGCTCGTTTATATATTCATCATACAGTAAGTGTAACTAAATTCAAAAGCAACAAAGTAAATACTGTTTTCAATGCCAAGCGGGTTCTGCCTACCTAGTATAAAGGCTTTATGCTTTTCAGATAAAATTCACATATAAAAGTAATTTAAGTTTTTTCGATGAAGTCATCATTAACAATTAAACAACAATAGCAATTTAAAGGCTGCTCTTAGATGCAGGTTTTGGTCTACTTTCTTTAACAAAATGGTGGGAACAAAGATCCAGAGGACTAGTCCAGTTCATTACATGTATCAGTTATAGAGAGAGGACAATGCACTAAAAACTGACAAGAATATGAATTGATTTGGCCTTCCACTGGAGGAATCAAAGACATAGGGAAATGCCTAAATTTTTATAAGAAAAAGTTCTAATTAATGATAAAATTCACCACTCTCACAGTCGCAAGAATATCTAGGCACGTCAACTTGTAATAGTACAACAATGAGAGTTGGTGAACTAAAGTAGTGCTCCACTACAGTATGCTGATAAAGATAGAAGCTGAGACCTGAGAGACCCAAAGTCTATGAGAAGATTTGTAACTGGAAAAGCTATATACCGCAAGGATTAAGAAATAACGTAGAAGAGTTAAACTATCAAGATATAAGGATTAAGGGGAAAGCTTTTGTAAGGAGAAATTAACAGAGCAAGGGCAGCTGCTTTCAACTCATGGATTGTTCTCATTCCAACAAATACATGAAGTTAATCGCCAGATTAGGATTACATAATAGTTCATTTAAACAAACTAAACAAACAACTGCAGCACTGGGAAACTTCTCCAGTGCAGATGCACACAAGTATCCTCTACAATGTCCGAACAAAATTAGGTGCATCTTTCCTGGGCCCAACCAGTGTGCGGTACAAGTACATCATCTCTATTTTATCGTcgtcctcctcctcatcatcatcatcagggcTAGTGATCTCCACATTGAGCCCTGGCATCTTCTGTGCCAGTGTCTTGCATGCTCCAAGGGTCACTTGGCAGGACAACATACAAAGGGCGTTTCATACTTCCTCACGCCCCCCCAGGAGTGCCACATTACCAAAAGGGCTATTCATGATATCAAGTTTTTTCAGTTTCTTACAGCCATTCAACACATATAGCATCCCGCCATCACTGTCTCCAGCAAAGGGTATGGTTAGCACCTTCAGCTGCTCAGCATACATTCCTATGTAAAGGAATACTTGATCAGTTAAAAGACCAGAGAGTTTCAACTGCTTAAGGCCTTTGCATGACTGTACAATTGCCCCAAAACCTTCATCAAGTGGCTGCTTAGTCATTGCATCTGGCACTTTCGAGTTCCCAGTATGCAATATGAAACGAACTAAATTGGGGCAATTTTTTGCCACAGTTATTAGTGCTGCATTAGTCATCTGCTCGCACACATACGACAATGATTTAAGCTTTGGGCAACCAGCTGATACAGCAACCAAGCCTTCTTCAGTAATACCCTGCATCCTCCCTGGGAAGACCCTTAATTCCTGCAGCTCTTTACTAGTAGAAGCCACAGCGCCGAGCCCTTTATCTCCAATATTATCTCGAATCTATAAAAAGAAGTTTATGTCATTTCATGTAATTGTCTAGAAAGAAAGCAGATAAGGTATtcaaatttgggggggggggggggggggatagaaTATCGAACCAATAGGCGCTCTAGCTTCGAGCAATGATGAATCAGTTCGCTGAGATTACTACTGTCGATCCGCGAACAGCTCAAAAAGGATGTCAAACTCTGACAGATTGGATAAATGGCTGGCAGGCAGCGAGGAGACACCACAATGAAGAACCCAGACAAGCTCCTAATTGAAGTACACTTCTGAAGAGCATTCTTTAGTTTATTGTAAGTCTCTGAAACTGGACGAGTGACAAAGGTCTCAACCCCCAAGTCCACCAATTGAGGAGTTTGAACTACAATCCTTTGAAGAACATCAAGAGGCACGTGATAATTTAACCTCAGACTTGTTAGGTTTGGACATCTGGCCACCAGTCTCTCAAGAGATCTAAAGTTAACTTGTCCTTTGAGGCAACCAAAATTTGAGGAGACAAGGGTGGTGCAGTTGTCAGGGTAAACAACTAAGCCACTGTCCTCTGTCATCATGAACTACATTTTCTTGCAAGTCCAGCTCTCTTAATAACCTGCATTTGTGTGAACTAGATCAACAAACTAAACATTTGAAAGCAAAGGAAGGTTCTAGCATGTATAGACCAAAAATCTGTCCTTGTAATATTTAGCATAAAATGACATTAATGAATGTCATCGGCCGGGCTCGCCTAAGATGTAGCAAGATTAACTGCCGAGGTGCCAATAGAAGCCGTGGTCGAGATATCAATAGAGATCGCAGTCAAAGCGTCAACAAGGGTCAGGTCGAGATCGATTATTAGTGATGAGATTTGTAACGGCTAATTTGTCAGAACAGGGTATTAGAAAGGgaaatattctagtgaatattcctgATGTTTGTATTATTAGGGTTTTCTAAGAAAAAGGGCTCATATATATAGAAAGAGACAATGATAAGGGCATGTAATATTTTCTGATAAGAGCACTTTTTGAGAAGAAGACTCTctctaaaagatacaaacacTACATTTCTAATAAGATTCTACCATCC containing:
- the LOC104095258 gene encoding uncharacterized protein yields the protein MTVGHVAHLRCQMQRPLAEDSFYHLYLNLNLQLIVNMADWTRKFLLATVLAVLCFSWTIAADTDGPFIVAHKKVALTRLKSGVERLSVSIDIYNQGSATAYDVSLYDDNWSQDVFTIVAGNTSMSWERLDAGTALSHSFELEATKKTVFYGAPAVITFRIPTKAALQEAYSTPILPLDILADRPPEKKFDWVSLNTIS
- the LOC104095271 gene encoding F-box protein CPR1-like; translation: MSGDDDANEILALKSGSWRKIDRSSGRTDSSLLSIGERLTSLHGAFNWLGILSRLSMVMFNISDEMYGEIALPETICLLPLYKIKIDFDVGASVLGGNLCVYYTDERIFNLWVMKDYGVKESWTKLFVVPNNGILRIIPVYMFSDGEVLFGYEDWRKLTKIEYRIISGGSVGLSNRMWPLDCDDTDAVTIDNDGVDQFVYTESLISPKLGH